The DNA sequence TTATGAAAGCAGAGACTGAATCGCTCAAAGGATGAGCATACACATTCCTACCTGATCCTTCTCCGAAATTGTATGTTGCAGTGCCTCGATAGCACTCTCTTTTGGTTGCAGTGCATTTCGCAATTCCTCCAGGTTGTCTCGTAGTCTGATCGGCAGTATAATTGAAGTTAATATAAGAAATGACAAAATAGTTATACTATCTCAACAAATGCACAAATTGGTCATAGTTGGCGGTTAAATGTATATTACTTATTATTTGCACTTCTTAGTTGTTGTCTCTCAGCATCAATTGCTTTCAGTGCATCGTTTGCTTGTTGCCTGGTTTTGTCAAGCTCTTGCTGCAATGCTGACTGTTGGGATAATGCTCGCTCAGCTCTTTCATTTACTTCACGAAATCTAGCCTCAATGTCATCTTTTTCCTGAAAGTATAAACATATCCAGCCAACATATGAACTCAATTTCCACTTAAAGGACGGTTTTCCTTTTTATACATTCTATCTACACACTGTAACACACTAAATATTTACCTTTTGAACATCTTGAATACGCTGCTTTGCTCGTTTGTGAAGCCTGGTGAATTTCGAGTCAAGATCAGAGTACTTCTCTTCACGCTCTTTAATTTCTTGATCCAACTTCTGTTGAGCTACACAATTCAACACACAATGCTACACATTCAGACTCCTAACCATAAACTCGCAAATTCACAGTCATTAGCTCCAGTGTCTCACAGAAGCTACAAATTTACAAACGAAGCCACACGATCTGACCTTCAGCTAGCTTTGCAGAGAGGTCCTGCGCTCTTGAATCAGCTTCCAAGTGTTCTTCTCTAAGGTGCTTCAGAGCCTCTTCTGCCGCAGCTCGTGTTTGCTTCTCTTCCTCAAGCTGCGAATTCAATGACTCAATGCTCTGCCGGAGCCGTTCAACCTCTTCGGAACCACCGGCTTCACTCGGTTCTGCTGGTTGCAAACTCTGAAGCCTTCAATCTGAGACTTGAGGAATTCGTTCTGCAATTTGAGCTCCGTGACCATCTGCACAAGCTGATCATGAGCATCGCCTGAGCTGCCATTCTCCAATGCCAGATCTCCATTGCTATCGCTTCCGTGCCTCTGCGGTTTCCAATTGTCCTCCATTTGAGCCGCCTCGGCCATTGTTCCGCTTCCTCCAATCCAACTCCTACCTGAGGCTGAGAGACATACAAATTCAATCCGATAATCAATTCGCGGATCTCGTCGGATCAATTTGAAGAAAATGAATGTGTACCTTTTGGGGAGCTGGAGGATGAGGATCCGTCAAGCAACAGAAGCTCTTCACCGCCAAGATAGAGAGATCGCCGGTGGTGTCGGTCCGGCTTGGGGTGGAAGGCGAACCTAAGCAGAGAGAGAAACAGATACAGGGCGGGACTTAGAAAACGTCGTCGTCTGAGCTGAGCACTTTGCATCTGCTTTGCGCCTCTCCTAACGGTGGACATGGTCGATGCCTCCGTCAAATCACTTTCCCAAGGGTGTTTCAGTAATTGACTGTGGATTTATAACTGTTTAAGTTGGTAAAGTAGTAACTTTTTTTTGtcggtaaaagtgaaagtataTTAACTATTCATATGAACTGAAGAGAACAGAAAAAATCAACCGCAAGCTTGCAAAGTAGTTACATGACTGCTTATTACTCCAAAACGGCCCCAATCATTTAGGTTAGTagcaaaaatctctcaaatttcTCACAAACAACTAGTTGTTGCGATGGTGAGAAACGTACTAGTATAGGCAATGTTAAGACTTGGCGGCATATGGTTATAATGATAGTGCAACTTCTCATTCaactttatgtaatttatttcaatttgaaatttttcaaTGCTAAGACCACATAAGAAAATTGAGGATTATTCTTTCTGAAATTCCGACTTCTGAGCTTTTCCAACTGCAGACTTGAATTTCTTCATCCATACACATTTTAGATGTTGTTTTAGCTTTTACCATCtagtttttttgttgttgttgttgttgtgtatAGAGGTCTTATTCTCTCCGAGAAAAGCCAATATTTGCCCTTTTTTAATTACTTCTTATAATACACCAGTTCAAAGAAaagtaatttcatttgctcCTAGTAAGAAAATCACATAGCTAATGCACTAAATCTGATAAAGAGTAAGCTGATCACCCACCAATAGGTTCAAATAAAATGAGCTACTGTTGCTTTTTTTGATGCATTCAGTATATTAAGGCAGTTCAGCTTGATTACAAGAGCACAAAAGTAAAAACTTCATCTTCTCATCTGATCTGGGGTCAATCTTTCTGCAACACGGCTACTTCATCATCTCACCATATCAATATGgtgggagagagaaaatatcGGGAGATCGTGTACTTTTAAACCTCTGGAATGAGAACCTCAATCAGCAGAGATAGCAGAAGAGTGATAATGGTTAATGAAATTCTATGATACAAGCTGTGATACAGTATGTCATCTTCTGCTCCAAAGACCACATATTGCCTTCACATTAGCAATTTTAGCAGTGGAGATCTACCCTACCTACATCTCTCAGTGCTCGCGTCACTTTTTTCTGAAGTCTGCCCTCCTGAAAAATCATACTACGTGAGTTTTCCAGTAAAAGTTATGGTTCAACTTATCAccccaaacaaagaaaaaggaaggaaaagcaaAATATACTAACCAGCAGACCTTGCATCTCTGAACTTAACAGCTACATTTTCAAAAAATTCTTTGGTAGCATCTGCATAGTCATAGCAACAATCCCGGTATGTAAGAGACATGAATTGAGCCAAACAAAGATCAATTTTAAGAAAGCACAGATGAACTGACGACATTCAACCAACATTACAACCGCATGGTTTAAGAGAGAGATTTCTTTGGTAGCTATCAATTGTCAACTAACTATCCTAATTATTAATGAAGCGACAGAATCCTATACATTTTCCATTCCATGTGATCCTCAAAACAGTTGTAGAATGTGAAGCTGATTTTGGTATTCATGTCAAAATGAACATGTGATTGGTTTCATACATTTGACTTGTTGGCCTATAATAACGTCCTAGCTAGAGTTCAAACGAATTAAACAAATGCAAGACTTGGATAATCCCCTGCCCATATGACATACCATGCTTCATGGTTAATGAAGGATCTTTTTCGTCTACATATCCAATCACTTTTGCTGGTATTCCTGCCACCATGCTTGAGAACAAGAGTAAGAAATGTCACTTTCAAAAGATTGTAAATAAAGCAAAAATTGACTTATCGAGAGGCATTAATATGCTGAAAAATAAGAATTACTTTCCACCTGTGTGGAGGGACATCTTTAAGCACAAGGGAACAAGCAGCTATCATGGCTCCTTGACCTATTTTTATATTCCCAAGTATAGTTGCACTGGCTCCTATTAGTGCACCTTCACCTATTTTTGGATGACGGTCACCAATTTCTTTCCCAGTTCCTCCCAAAGTTACACCCTGTTGAAGAAATGCCAAACACAGTTCTTTTTATCAAGATGTACTATTCGCACAGGAATCCAGAAAATGAAACAAAGACGAATGATAAAAAAGAACTTGCCTGCATCAATGAAACTCTGTTTCCTATAACAGCAGTTTCCCCAATAACCACACCCGTACCATGATCCAACAATACTCCCTCTCCAATTTTTGAAGCTTCAGAAAAGGCATTGAAGAGAAATTATAGTAAATGTTAGTTTTATATCAAAAACAGAGGTGCTTAGTATCTCCTATAGAGCAAATTCTACAGACAAAACCACTTTTCAGCAAAAGAATTAAGTTCTGTGCATAAATCTTTAACTACTTTTGATCTCACTAAAATATTAACTTACCAGGGTGAATGTCCACTCCAAACACCTACAATACAAATGTCTTAAGGTTAGAAGAATAACAGAAAACCATAAACCTCTATAACAGTTAGTAACGCTCATCCAGAATCAACCAAATAGAAAACTACCTCGCTAATCGGCTTTGTAATGCCAAGGCCAATACTTTGCGTCCTTGACTCCACAGTGAATGAGCTACTCGATATACTTGCAGAGCATGGTAACCCTGCAAAAGTAAAGTTGCAATATTAGAGTTGCAAAATGTATTGTATTAGGAACTCAGATTATGTGATTAAACTGTCTCAACTAAAACATATTCGAAAAATAAGTCTTTTTCTTTATATAAGACAGAATTTCCTAATAGGTTGCATTTTGTTTGATATCATAAATAGTTAACAACAAGAGCAAAATACCTTGAGATACAATAGAGCCGAACAGTAAGACAAACAAGCTGGATCGCGTTCTTTAAACGCCTGAGCAAACAGTATTCTAAAACAAGTCAAAAACAATAGAACAAAGTTTCCATCACTAAGCACACAGAGTCAGCATCATCTCTTTCACTACAAACCTAATACTTGCCTGCACGTCTAGCCGAGCAGATCGCTGAATGTCTCTGTCATGCATCATTACATTAGTGAATATATCCATCAGCTGAGTAGCCAGAAGTGTCGGGTTCTGCAACCTGTTTGCAAGAACAAACCCCAACGCCTGCTCTAAACAATCATGCGCCAAGATGCTCGCATACAAGAAGCTACTCAAAATTGGCTCCTTCTCTGCCTGCAATGCAATGGTCGAAACCATAATCATATAACttatacaaaataaaataaaaaaagagtcaTCTTTGTTAAAAATGGCACATGCAGCAAATACAGAGCCAAAAATTATTTTATCCCGATATAGTATATTAAAGCTTTAAAGTTTCTCCCGTTAAAGCAATCGCCCGTTTCAATACTGCTCCGAATTATCGAAACTAAAGCAATAGACTGATTCAACTGTTATAATACTCCGATATACTataaaaaatttttaaaaaaaaattgtaactatttatttacagaggaaaaaaaattgtattacaAGTTTCTACCTCCAACTTGGCCTCTTCCCTGACAGCGTCCCAAATCGGGTCGTCCGAACTGTCAGCCACAACAACCGGGTCGGACTCGGGTTTCTGAATCCCCAATGCGTACACCGGAAAAACCTTCTCCAACCTGTACGCGGCGGACTCGGAGTCGAAAACCcgggctcctcctcctcctcggccTCTTCCTCCCTCAAGACAAACGCTCCGATAGCATTCTGGGCAGCGCGACCCACTCTCGTCGGTCACGCAGGCCATGACAGAGAGAACGAAATGAAGCTAGCGTTTGATGGTGGAAGAGGGTCTGAGAAGAATCttcatatatatagaaaaaagagagagaaagggctACAGAAGTGTGTGTCTCTGTGTGTGTTTGATAGGGGAAGAGAGTAAAGGCGGGTACGTGGTGTGTGGTTTGTTCTGGGTGTGGTCCTCGTGTTTGTGGACGAAACCGCTGCGTTTCGACGTTTCGTTTCTCACGTTTcggttttttttctctttcaggGGTGAGctggtggaggaagaatcgaggATAGAGACGGCCGTGTGAAAGAGCGGTTTCTGACAAGAGAGAAGGGACCTCTGGGGAATAAGGTAAAATTATGATACGATTGGCTCATATCTGGTGGTGTTGCTTCTTCCCTTTTATAGTCATTGAAATTTAAAAGCCCTTGGATTTGTTTTTAAAGCCCTTGGATATTGTATTTATGTCCCTGGTAATTAATTTCCATCCTTTTCAATGGACTATATTTAAGTCTATAACAATGATATCAACATATATAGATTCGTTAATCATAATTTGAGTGAATATAGATATTTCAAACATAAAATTATTCTCTTAGGAGTGTTGTCTTGTAGTTGTAggtactactttttttttttggcaaagtcATCAaatgttatgagcatgatcgatGTGACAATATTGGTGAACTCGGGTACCATGCTACTTGATTATGTTCTTTAATTGCTTGACTTATTTGTAATATTTCGAGTTAACATAGCGCAATAAAAATATAACTCTTCTTAAGATCCGTCACGATGTCTTTATACTCTCCTACACCTATGGTCAGATGTAGGAGACACAAAATCGTCAAGCTTCTCCTCCTAGACTCACTAACCACTTCAAAGTATAATTTGATTGACTATTAATGTTAGCAGTGTCACCATGATTTGCGCCAAGCAATTACATTTTTTCAGTTGATGACTTTTGCAATGACCGTGGTACTCTTCTACACATTGAAGCACGACGTACACTTACCTTGACAATCAAGTATAGCCTCCGCCTCATCGCCATCCATTTTTACGGCCGGTAATACAGTCAAAATGAGTTGTTACATGCTAGTATGTGATCAATTGTCCTAATCCACCCTCATGTCAACAAGTAAGTTAACAAGATCTTCTATTGTAAGATTTGGTTAAGTATTATAATTgctaaaatttaaaataatgaATGGACACATGAATGTTCAGACAGACAACTTACAAATAATTAATTGGCTCGTGAATAGTTTCAAAAAGATGATATTTCGACTATGTAAACACCGTTAAAATATTTAACCATACAAATTCTATGTATTTTCTTTGAGAGTTTGAGTTAGCTTCATGTCAAGCTACTACTTGCTCAACCTTTTAAACGATAGGTCCACGATGAAGAAACATTGTCCCCGTCTTATGGAATTATTGATCATATTGACTATGATGGTATGGTCATAAGAACAACTGAATTGACAAAGCCGACAGGACATCCGGACAGGAATGTTCTCCAAATTATCACAATTATCGATTTGACACCTTTAATCTGGAACCATGTTGTATTAATGTGTTCTTATTAGCCAACCAACTAAAGAAGTGTAATTCAATTCCAACTTCTTCTT is a window from the Rosa chinensis cultivar Old Blush chromosome 2, RchiOBHm-V2, whole genome shotgun sequence genome containing:
- the LOC112183660 gene encoding serine acetyltransferase 4 — translated: MACVTDESGSRCPECYRSVCLEGGRGRGGGGARVFDSESAAYRLEKVFPVYALGIQKPESDPVVVADSSDDPIWDAVREEAKLEAEKEPILSSFLYASILAHDCLEQALGFVLANRLQNPTLLATQLMDIFTNVMMHDRDIQRSARLDVQAFKERDPACLSYCSALLYLKGYHALQVYRVAHSLWSQGRKVFGVDIHPASKIGEGVLLDHGTGVVIGETAVIGNRVSLMQGVTLGGTGKEIGDRHPKIGEGALIGASATILGNIKIGQGAMIAACSLVLKDVPPHSMVAGIPAKVIGYVDEKDPSLTMKHDATKEFFENVAVKFRDARSAG